GTCGAAATGGTAGAGAAGCGTGGCCAGCGCCAGGTCCGAGTTCGCTACCCCGAAATTCATTCCGGGGCAGAGCCTCCTCCCGGAGCCAAACGGCAAATACTGGAAATCGTTTCCCTTGTAGTCTATCGTGGAGGCTTGGAATCTCTCTGGGATAAACTGCTCTGCGTCGGGCCAGTATTGGGGGTCTCTTCCCAGCGCCCAGGCGTGGACGATCAGCCTGGTGTTGGAAGGGATCTCGTAGCCGTTGAGGGTGCATTTGCTGCTGTTGAGCCGCGGCATCATGAAAGGCAGCGGCGGGTGGATTCTGAGCGTCTCTTTGATGGCGAGGGGTAAGTATTCCAGCTCGTGGATCCTCTCTTCGTCCACCCGCCCCGTCTTGTCGAACACCTTTCTCACTTCCTCCTGCGCTTTTTTCAGTGTAACGGGATTCTTCACCATCTCCGACATCGCCCACTCTATCACCGCTGCGGAGGTCTCGCTCCCCGCCAAAAACATGTCCTGCCATTAATTGAGGTCAACAAAAACTGcatcctacttttatactaaaatttaattataaaaataatttataatactaacGATGCTCAATCCTTCAGTAATTATCGATATAGTCCGCAgagttataaataatttaccGACAAGTAAATTACTGATGGAAATTTTTTGTCTCTAACACTGTTTATAGACGGAAATTTACAccataaaaattgtttttttagatAATGTGACGACTGAAATGAGTTAGctgattttatatttcattatcaaaagtagtctagtaaatactccctccgtctcacataagattgacacgttttccttttaagtttgtcccaactaaaatgatacatttccttttttggaaactttatctctccaattaatacactcaaccactttttcacgctcctattaaaatattcatctttctttctctctctattttaatactttcacccacattttctctttccaattaaacacattaatcaatatatcctaaaatcctgtgccggctaaagaatgtgtcatcttagctgggacggaaggagtaatataaGTTcggaaaatataaattgacgAATTGAAAAAGAAACTAGTGACAAGTAATGAACAGAAGTAAGACTAACCAGCATGACTGCTTTAATATCATCGTCTGTGATGGCCATCTCGCTCCCTTCCGCTTGACATTTGAGAAGTATACCTAACAGATCTTCGAATCCATCGTCTTTCTCCGCTGCTCTTGCCTCAGCTATGATTTCTTGGAACATTCCGTCCATTTCACGGTGCATCTTTTCTATCTTGAACTGGATTCCGGTGAGGAACGGGAGCACCTTCACGGAAGGGTACAGATCGGCTGCGTTGAATCCGGCTCCAAAGTTGCCGAGCCCCCTGGTTATATGCATGACCTTGAGCCGATCCTTTGTTGTGGCCCCCACCGAAGCCCTCGTCACGATGTCATACGCCAGCAGATGGACCTTCTCCGACAGATCCACGGCGGCTCCGtcgccggcggcggcggtgatGAATCTGACCAAATTCTCCGTCTCCTCTTGCCGGACGTGCCTGCAGGAGTGGACGAGATATTTGAAGAGAAGGAACGAGAGAAACCGTCAGAACCATAAagttattttacttttttggaATACAAAATGATAGGACTAATATtccaaataacaaaataggCTAAGTCATATACTCTCCATTCCATAGCaaatgaaatactccctccgtctcagtCTAAGTGAtacatattcctttttggtaCGCCCCGACCTAAGTGATACGTTTCCTTTTTAGGCAAGAATCAACTCACTCccctctcctactttttcctctcatctctcctattttatcatctctcttactttattttctctttctctttcttactttactctttttcttactttaatatgaataatttaattcactaaacaTCACTATCTAAATTCTTGTGCCAAAATAGAAACGTCTCGCTTAGgccgggacagagggagtatttgtttttcgacacaaaattttatactccctccgtccactatatattaaatgtact
The genomic region above belongs to Salvia hispanica cultivar TCC Black 2014 chromosome 3, UniMelb_Shisp_WGS_1.0, whole genome shotgun sequence and contains:
- the LOC125216484 gene encoding cytochrome P450 71D10-like; the encoded protein is MESLTIILTFLLSLFLIFKLLPNKKSDPSKPLNLIPGPKRLPVIGNLHLLAGNTPPHHVFRKLSAQYGPLMRIQLGGLPYLIVSTVEVAKEVLRTHDLAFSNRPPGLAAEAFSYNYTGVGFAPYGEPWRVLKKLCTVELLSMKRVRSFRHVRQEETENLVRFITAAAGDGAAVDLSEKVHLLAYDIVTRASVGATTKDRLKVMHITRGLGNFGAGFNAADLYPSVKVLPFLTGIQFKIEKMHREMDGMFQEIIAEARAAEKDDGFEDLLGILLKCQAEGSEMAITDDDIKAVMLDMFLAGSETSAAVIEWAMSEMVKNPVTLKKAQEEVRKVFDKTGRVDEERIHELEYLPLAIKETLRIHPPLPFMMPRLNSSKCTLNGYEIPSNTRLIVHAWALGRDPQYWPDAEQFIPERFQASTIDYKGNDFQYLPFGSGRRLCPGMNFGVANSDLALATLLYHFDWEMPRGLRNQDLDMVEDFAITVRRKNPLILVPTLKRPLNVGK